In Aythya fuligula isolate bAytFul2 chromosome 6, bAytFul2.pri, whole genome shotgun sequence, the following are encoded in one genomic region:
- the CALCRL gene encoding calcitonin gene-related peptide type 1 receptor isoform X1, giving the protein MRLIQYNWSSFKRGRISLSSFDCNIKYTAPDTKMTKNWITFLLFFLLVTMFFATAIPAEGHQNITEDYAQLSVTRNKIMTAQYECYQKIMQDPIHRKEGPYCNRTWDGWLCWSDVAAGTVSVQRCPDYFQDFNPSEKVTKICDPSGNWFRHPESNRTWTNYTQCNIYTHEKVKTALNLYYLAIIGHGLSIASLLISLGIFFYFKSLSCQRITLHKNLFFSFVCNSVVTIISLTAIANNQELVATNPISCKVSQFIYLYLMGCNYFWMLCEGVYLHTLIVVAVFAEKQHLMWYYLLGWGFPLIPACIHAVARTLYYNDNCWISSDTHLLYIIHGPICAALLVNLFFLLNIVRVLITKLKDTHKAESNLYMKAVRATLILVPLLGIEFVLFPWRPEGRIAEEVYDYVMHILMHYQGLLVATIFCFFNGEVQAVLRRHWNQYKIQFEHSFSHSDAMRTASYTVSSISDVQGYGYNHDCTSEHLNGKSYHDMESVVLKTEKLYG; this is encoded by the exons TTTGAGTTCATTTGATTGCAACATAAAATACACTGCACCAgatacaaaaatgacaaaaaactGGATcacatttttgctgttcttcctcTTGGTTACTATG TTTTTTGCCACTGCCATACCAGCTGAGGGGCATCAGAATATAACAGAGGACTACGCTCAACTGAGTGTTACACGGAATAAAATTATGACAGCACAGTATGAATGCTACCAGAAAATTATGCAAGATCCCATTCATAGGAAAGAAG GTCCTTACTGTAACAGGACATGGGATGGCTGGTTGTGCTGGAGTGATGTTGCTGCAGGTACTGTGTCAGTACAACGTTGTCCTGACTACTTTCAGGATTTCAATCCATCAG AAAAAGTGACGAAGATCTGTGATCCAAGTGGGAACTGGTTTAGACACCCAGAAAGCAACAGGACGTGGACAAACTACACCCAGTGTAATATCTATACGCATGAAAAAGTGAAG ACGGCTCTGAACTTGTATTATTTGGCCATTATAGGACATGGTCTCTCAATTGCATCACTTCTGATTTCTCTTGgcatattcttttattttaa gAGCTTGAGTTGCCAAAGGATTACCCTgcataaaaatctatttttctcttttgtttgcaACTCTGTTGTAACAATAATTTCACTGACTGCAATTGCCAACAATCAGGAGTTAGTTGCAACTAATCCA atTAGCTGCAAAGTGTCACAGTTCATCTACCTGTACCTAATGGGGTGCAACTACTTCTGGATGCTGTGTGAAGGCGTTTACCTGCATACTCTTATTGTGGTGGCTGTTTTTGCTGAGAAACAGCACTTGATGTGGTATTACCTTCTTGGCTGGG GTTTTCCACTGATCCCTGCCTGCATACATGCTGTTGCTAGAACTTTGTATTATAATGACAA cTGTTGGATCAGCTCTGATACTCATCTGCTGTACATCATCCATGGCCCTATTTGTGCTGCTCTATTG gtgaatctcttcttcctgttgAATATTGTCCGCGTTCTCATAACGAAGCTGAAAGACACCCACAAGGCAGAATCCAACCTGTACATGAAAGCAGTGAGAGCTACCCTGATTCTAGTCCCCCTGCTTGGCATTGAATTTGTGCTGTTTCCATGGCGACCAGAAGGCCGGATCGCTGAGGAAGTCTATGACTACGTGATGCACATCCTTATGCATTACCAG ggTCTACTGGTGGCtacaattttctgcttttttaatggAGAG GTCCAAGCTGTTTTGAGAAGACACTGGAACCAGTACAAAATCCAATTTGAGCACAGCTTCAGCCACTCAGATGCTATGCGCACTGCTTCCTACACTGTTTCATCAATCAGTGATGTTCAAGGCTATGGCTACAATCATGACTGCACCAGTGAACATTTAAATGGGAAGAGCTATCATGACATGGAGagtgttgttttaaaaactgagaaGCTGTATGGTTGA
- the CALCRL gene encoding calcitonin gene-related peptide type 1 receptor isoform X2, whose translation MTKNWITFLLFFLLVTMFFATAIPAEGHQNITEDYAQLSVTRNKIMTAQYECYQKIMQDPIHRKEGPYCNRTWDGWLCWSDVAAGTVSVQRCPDYFQDFNPSEKVTKICDPSGNWFRHPESNRTWTNYTQCNIYTHEKVKTALNLYYLAIIGHGLSIASLLISLGIFFYFKSLSCQRITLHKNLFFSFVCNSVVTIISLTAIANNQELVATNPISCKVSQFIYLYLMGCNYFWMLCEGVYLHTLIVVAVFAEKQHLMWYYLLGWGFPLIPACIHAVARTLYYNDNCWISSDTHLLYIIHGPICAALLVNLFFLLNIVRVLITKLKDTHKAESNLYMKAVRATLILVPLLGIEFVLFPWRPEGRIAEEVYDYVMHILMHYQGLLVATIFCFFNGEVQAVLRRHWNQYKIQFEHSFSHSDAMRTASYTVSSISDVQGYGYNHDCTSEHLNGKSYHDMESVVLKTEKLYG comes from the exons atgacaaaaaactGGATcacatttttgctgttcttcctcTTGGTTACTATG TTTTTTGCCACTGCCATACCAGCTGAGGGGCATCAGAATATAACAGAGGACTACGCTCAACTGAGTGTTACACGGAATAAAATTATGACAGCACAGTATGAATGCTACCAGAAAATTATGCAAGATCCCATTCATAGGAAAGAAG GTCCTTACTGTAACAGGACATGGGATGGCTGGTTGTGCTGGAGTGATGTTGCTGCAGGTACTGTGTCAGTACAACGTTGTCCTGACTACTTTCAGGATTTCAATCCATCAG AAAAAGTGACGAAGATCTGTGATCCAAGTGGGAACTGGTTTAGACACCCAGAAAGCAACAGGACGTGGACAAACTACACCCAGTGTAATATCTATACGCATGAAAAAGTGAAG ACGGCTCTGAACTTGTATTATTTGGCCATTATAGGACATGGTCTCTCAATTGCATCACTTCTGATTTCTCTTGgcatattcttttattttaa gAGCTTGAGTTGCCAAAGGATTACCCTgcataaaaatctatttttctcttttgtttgcaACTCTGTTGTAACAATAATTTCACTGACTGCAATTGCCAACAATCAGGAGTTAGTTGCAACTAATCCA atTAGCTGCAAAGTGTCACAGTTCATCTACCTGTACCTAATGGGGTGCAACTACTTCTGGATGCTGTGTGAAGGCGTTTACCTGCATACTCTTATTGTGGTGGCTGTTTTTGCTGAGAAACAGCACTTGATGTGGTATTACCTTCTTGGCTGGG GTTTTCCACTGATCCCTGCCTGCATACATGCTGTTGCTAGAACTTTGTATTATAATGACAA cTGTTGGATCAGCTCTGATACTCATCTGCTGTACATCATCCATGGCCCTATTTGTGCTGCTCTATTG gtgaatctcttcttcctgttgAATATTGTCCGCGTTCTCATAACGAAGCTGAAAGACACCCACAAGGCAGAATCCAACCTGTACATGAAAGCAGTGAGAGCTACCCTGATTCTAGTCCCCCTGCTTGGCATTGAATTTGTGCTGTTTCCATGGCGACCAGAAGGCCGGATCGCTGAGGAAGTCTATGACTACGTGATGCACATCCTTATGCATTACCAG ggTCTACTGGTGGCtacaattttctgcttttttaatggAGAG GTCCAAGCTGTTTTGAGAAGACACTGGAACCAGTACAAAATCCAATTTGAGCACAGCTTCAGCCACTCAGATGCTATGCGCACTGCTTCCTACACTGTTTCATCAATCAGTGATGTTCAAGGCTATGGCTACAATCATGACTGCACCAGTGAACATTTAAATGGGAAGAGCTATCATGACATGGAGagtgttgttttaaaaactgagaaGCTGTATGGTTGA